The sequence below is a genomic window from Nitrososphaerota archaeon.
GAGCGAGAAAATCCATTATTAAAGGGTAAGCCAGTAGTTGTTTGTGTTTATTCTGGCAGGACTGATGATAGTGGTGCGGTAAGTACTGCAAACTATGTTGCTAGGAAGATTGGTGTAAAGTCTGGTATGTCTATTGCTCTAGCCAAAAAAATTCTGAAGGATAACAAAAATGCCTATTTTGTTGGTATGAGAAAAGAGTACTACGAAACCGTTTCGGATTCGATTATGGATATTTTGAGAAATTTTGCGGATAAATTTCAGCAAGTAAGCATTGACGAAGCGTTTCTTGATGTAACTCGGATGATTAAGGGTGATTTTGAAAAAGCTGTTGATCTGGCTAACAAGATAAAGCGAGATGTTCGCTCTAGAGAGAAACTCACTTGCTCTATTGGTGTCGGCCCAAACAAATTAATTGCGAAGATGGCCTCAGATGTTCAGAAGCCATATGGTCTTACTGTTGTTACTCCAGAAAATGTGCAGAGTTTCTTGAATCCCTTACCTGTTGGAAAGCTCTTCCTTGTTGGCCCGAAGACTGAAGAGAAGCTAAATGAGATTGCTGTTACGACTATAGGGGAACTGACTGAAGTGAAATTTGAAAGGCTTGTAGGTGATTTCGGAGAGAAGTTTGGAGAGTATCTTTACAGAGCTTCAAGAGGAATTGATAATGTTCCGGTGTTAGAAAAGGAAATAACCCAGATTTCCAGAATTACGACTCTGAAAAGGAATACTAGGAATATAAAGGAAATATTGCCGGTATTACATTCGTTAGCTGTCGATGTTCATAGGAAGGTTCTTGATGAGAAGAAAGACTTCAAATCTGTAAGTACAATAGCGATAATGGAAGACCTTTCAATTCGTACGAAGACAAAGGGTTTCGAAACTGTCATGAGTTCTCTTGAGGTAATTAAGAATGTGTCAACAGAGTTATTTGAGTCTTTTCTCAATGGGAGCCAAAATATCAGTGTTAGAAGAGTTGGGGTAAAAGTTTCGGGGCTTGAAGCAAAGACCGGACAGACTTCTCTTATTGACTTTGCAAAGAGGTAGGTAAAGATTGAACTAGCGATTATACCGGATAAACTCAAGGGTTTTTGACTATAATTTAGTTCTGGATGTTTCAAATTCTCTTAAAAGCGAAGAGATTCTTCAAAATTATGGAGGAGGGTTGTAAGTTTTTATTACAACGTTTGAATTGCTATAGTGATATCAATCTATCATACTCCCGTAGCAACATCTATAAGCATGCTCTTTAAATAATGATACTACAGGATGTATATGAGCTACGGATACGGACGGAGCAGAGGCTTCGGACGTGGCGACAACTCTGGTTTCAGGTCGTTCAAACCAAAACCAGTGGAAGCAGGAAAGGAATACCAAGTCGACATCACTGAACTCTCCAAGAGGGGAGACGGTGTAGCCAAGATCGAAGGTTTCGTAATCTTCGTATCTGGTGCGAAGGTAGGACAGAAGGCAAACGTGAAAGTCACTAATGTCTCGAACAGGTTCGCCACTGCTGAACTAGTCTCTGTTGCGACAGAAGCTCCTGCACCAGCGGAATCTGCACCGGCAGGAAGTACTGAGACAACTCAGGTATAAGGCAGAAAATGGATAGGCGGTGCGGATAAGACGGCCGCCGAATCTTCTTTTTTAGTTATTCAGAAACTTCCTAATTTTTGCTATTAACTCTTCAGGATTCTCATCCTGAAGAAAATGTGTTGCGTTACTAACCTCGTCAAGTTTAAAATTCTTATTGAATTTCAGGGTCTTAAGAGCTGCGTCCTTTGAGAATATGGTGCTTTGATCTCCTCTGATGAATAGTGTTGGACATTGAATTGCCTTAAGATATGAAGGCAGATTGATGTATAAATGCTTGAGGGTTTCAGTAACTGCGTTTTTATCATACTTCCATCGTAAATTCTTATCAGTCTTGAAAAACGCATTCTTTATCCTGTTCCATGTCGCGTCATCACGATAAAATTTTGATCTCTTTTTAAAATGTTGAAATACTTCATCCTCTGATGCAAATTCCACTGGATTGTTCAGTACCAGAAATTTTATTGTTTCATAAACACTTTTTGGAATTCCGTAACCAAAGTCCTGAACTACTAATTTAGAGACTCTCTCTGGATGTTTAGCTGTAAATACGATCGCGTTTCTGCCCCCCATCGAGTGACCAATTATGATCAGCTTCTTAATTGAAAGTGTATTAACAAAATTGAGAATGTCTTCGATATAATCGTTAACAGTGTAGCCATCCTGAGGTTTGCTACTATCACCGTGTCCTCTTTGGTCTATAGCAATGAATGTGTATCTATCTGCGAGGTTTTCAGCAACAAAATCCCAAGCGTGGGCAAGTGAACTTACGCCGTGCAGGGCAAGTATAGTCTCTGGATTATTACCCCATTGTATGTAGTGTAGTGCAATTTGTCCAGCCTTTACTGATTCTTCTTTTACTTTCAAGTCTCTAATTAGGTAGTGGCCTTTCTCCTAAGACTATATTTATGTCGATCTTCCTGCCTTCTCTAAGTAGTGTTATTTTAATTAGGTCTCCTGGCTTCTTGAATTCTTCAGAATATGATATAACATCATCGATCTTCCTTACTATATTCCCATCAACTGCAACTATTACATCCCCTCCTATTGGTAGTCCGTTGTTCAATATACTACCCTTAATCCCAGCTTTTTGTGCAGGACTTCCAGCCATAGTTTCGACTATAATGACACCCTTTGTTGTATTCAGTTTGTTTGCTTGCGCTATTGTTAATGTAATATCCATGCCTACAATCCCTATGAACGGATGTTTGTACGTGCCTGTGGTTAACAGAGCAGGAATAATTCTCTTAACAGTGCTTGAAGGAATTACAAGCCCTACACCTCCTGATACTCCACTAGTTGTTATACCTGCGGATGTAACACCTACAAGTTCGCCATTCAGGTTCAGTAATACCCCTCCTGAATTACCAGGATTGATTGGAGCGTCTACTTGAATTACATTTGGAATTGAATATTGTGTTCCCGGTGCTTGAAGTAGTCTCCCCATCTGGCTTACTATGCCTTGTGTGATTGAACCCGTGAGTCCGAATGGAGTGCCTACTGCTACTACACGCTCTCCAACCTTGAGCTTTGTCGAATCTCCTATAGTTAGAGGTTTTAACCTAATTCCTTCAGGTAAAGTGATTGATATTACTGCAAGGTCGGAATACTGATCCTTCCCAACAACCTTCCCGTTTAGTGATTCCCCGTCATGTAAAATGATTTCAACATCGGTTATTGATTGCACAACGTGATAGTTGGTGACAATGTGGGTGCTGTTATATACAAAACCAGAACCACCACCATTACCTACTACTACTTGAACGACTGATTCCTTAACACTCTGATAAAGGATTGAAAAATCTAGCCCGTCGGATAATCTTCTATCTGGAAGAGATTGTGCAGGTAATGATAGATTGGGGGCTATATTTTGAATATCGACTATTTTCTTTTGTATGTTTTCGATGATTGTTTGCAGACTCTTTGTTTCTATACTCAGCGATTTGACTTCGTTTGAGAGGTTTTGTATTTGGTTATTCAGATTAAGTGTGAAACCAGCTAGGAAACCAGAAATTGCTATTAATGTTATGATAGTTACTGTGTACACGATTGGTTTCTTTTTCGAGATCTCTGTTTCCATTTGGATTAGTTTTGAATTACAAACTTATAATGGTTGTTTTGGATTCAGTAACCGTATTTATGATACCGTGTTATCGCGTAAAGTAATGCATCCTGTCCTGTAAGTTGACCCACGAGGCTTTTAGCTATGTCTGTCGCTGTGAGTATTCCTACAAGTTTTCCATTCTCCACCACTGGTAATCTGCGTACTTCATTTATTGACATGATTTTAGCCGCTTCTCTAATATCATTATTTGGAGAGGTTGTGAAAAGTGGTTCTGACATGATTTCTGAAATTTTTGTAGTGTTTGGATCCTTTTTCATTGCAACTACTTTTCTCACAATATCTCGCTCTGTTATAATTCCTAGGGGTAAATTCTTGCCTGCTATTATAAGTGCGCCTACTCCTTTCTGAGCCATTTTGTTAGCGGCTAAGAGTACGGTTTTGCTTGGCGTTCCTATAACTGTTTGTTTGGTCATTATGTCCTTCACTTTCATTTTAATCAGCGAATCCTAATGTAGTCGTAAGCGTTTCTTCTTGTGTCAAAAGCATAATGTATCTTCTGGAATTTCTTTCTTATTGTGATAACGTCTTTTTTGACTTTCAATGGATTTTCTTTTTTAATGATTACTCTTGCAACCAGTTCTGCGATCTCCTCCATTTCAGACTGTTTCATCCCAAATCTTGTAACTTCCTGAGTTCCAAATCTCAAACCGCTAGGATGCATGTAATGCCTTCCTGCTCCAATATCACCGGGTAGAAGTTGTCTATTTGCGATTATGTTGGCCTTCTCAAGCTCCTTCTCTAAAGTTCCTCCGTCACCATATTTGCTTATATCAAGTGCGATTTGGTGTGATTTTGTAAATCCTTTTTTCTCGCCTAGAATTGTAATTCCTTTATCACTTAGAGTTTGTGCTAGCCTTTTTGCATTCTTTACTACTTGTGTAGCGTATTCCTTTCCAAACTCTATCATTTCAGCAAAAACAACTGCCTTTGCAGCTACGCTATGTAAATGATGGTTGCTTGTATTGCCTGGAAAAACCGCCTTTTTAATCGACTCTGCATATTTTTCGAATGAAAGGATTGTACCTCCTTGTGGACCAGGGAGAGTTTTATGCGTGCTTAGTGTTACGGCTTCTGCTCCCTCTCGCAATGGGTCTTGAAAATGGTTTCCGGCTATAAGACCAGAAACGTGTGCAGAATCGTAGCAGACAAAGATGCCGTAGCTTTTGAGAAAATCTGCAAGCTCCTTGATAGGGTGAGGAAACAAGAATAAACTCCCTCCGAACATAGCCATTTTTGGAGGGTCTTTTTCGTCTTCTACCATCTTCTTGACCTTCTCTTTTGTTTTATCCACATCTATATTCATCTCATCTTTGTCATATGCAAAATATTCAGTTCTCAATCCGTGAACTAAACCAGCTGTGCCCGAGAATTCCTTCCTTCCAGACGATATATGTCCTCCTGAAGGTATTGCTAATGCTAGCAACCTATCACTGGGGTTTGTAAATGCAGAGTAAACGGCTAGGTTTGCGCATACCCCTGATACAGGTCGCACGTCTACAAATTCTGCCTTGAAGAGCTTCTTTGCAAGGTCTATACATGTAAGTTCTATTGGATCTATTGCAAGGTTGCATCCAGCATAAACTCTTTCTCCGGGCCAGCCTTCAGCATATCTGTTTGCAAGATCAGAAACAAAAGCTTCCCTTACTGCGGAGCTGGTTATGTTTTCACTTGCTATAAGTGGAATGGAATTAGCAAACCATTTGTGATGTTTCCTCAGAAGGCTAAATACCTTGTTATACTGCCCTTTGTGAGTTTTTTTATAATTGGTCATGAGGATGCTCTGTACGGTTACATAGTTATAATATTAAACATTCTAATCTATATTCGCTTATTATGTGTATTTCGCTTTGATAGAATTTTGACTAATTCTCTACTAAATGCTGGTAAGTCTGATGGATGTCGTGAAGTAACAAGATTGTTATCAACAACTACTTCCTTGTCGACATAGTTGGCTCCTGCATTGATTACATCATCTTTTATTGCTTTGAAGCATGTTACAGTTCTTCCTTTTAAAACTCCTGCTGAAACCAACAGTGAACCAGCGTGGCATATAGCAGCGATAATTTTATTCTTCATATTCGCATTTCTTATAAATTCAATCATCTTTGGATATCTTCTCATATAATCTGGTGCCCATCCACCGGGAATTATTATTGCATCGAATTGGTTTATATTGATATTATCTACTTTAGCGTCGGTTTTGGCATCATAATTATGTTTGCTTTTATATACTTCAGCACTGCCTGTACCTATGACTTTTACATCTGCGCCCTCTTCTTTTAGTCTGTAATAGGGATACCAAAGTTCAAGATCCTCGTATTGGTTTTCTGCAAGTATCGCTACATTTATTCCTTTAAGTTTCATATGTTGTTTCTCATCGTCGTAATGTAAATGTTTATTGTTTAATAACTAGTTTAATAAACCTTGAAAAGAACTTTTCTGAGATTTTACTCGTTGTTTTTATGTTAGCTGGAGTTTTTTTGATTATTTCACTGGCGTTGATTGTGTCTTTTAATTGATCTAGTTCGTTTTTGTATTCGTTTATCCAGTTTTTAATTATTGACTTTGTAACTTCTAAGTGAAATTGAAGAGCGTAGACATTGTTTCTGAATCTGAATGCTTGGTTAGGATAAAGGTTGGAAGATGCCAGTCTGATACAGTTTGAAGGGAGATCAAATGTATCGCCGTGCCATTGAAATACTATCGTTTCGTTCCCGAAATCATAAAAAATTTTATCATTGGAAATATTTGAGAATCTGACTTTGTACCAACCTATTTCTTTCTGTTTACCTTTATAGACTGTTGCTCCAAGAATTTTAGCAAGAAGCTGTGAGCCTAGACATATGCCAAGAATTGGGATTTTTCTTGATAGCGCATCTTTGATTAGTCTTTCTTCTCTTTGAAGAAAATTGTAATTGCCGTAAACGCTTATCGGGCCGCCAAGAAGAATTAAACTAGAATATCCTCTAATACTATCTGGAAAATTTTCTGCTTGATCGGCCATAACGTAGTTGTATTCTATGTTGTTTTTCAACAACTGTTGCTCTAGTAGGCCTAAATTCTCGCATTCTATATGTTGCACTACAAGGATTTTTAGCAATGTTCTATATGTGAATGTTCGGATATATATCATCTGTGCGACATGGATATTATTGTGGTATTATTGGATCTATTGAATTGGAAGAAATGAAGATAGCGATTCTTGTTAGTGGTAATGGAACGGGTTTACAAGCTATTATTGACCATATTAGGTTGGGTGTGTTACTAAATACTAGAATAGTTAAGATTGTTTCGAATAGTCCAACTGCGAGAGCTCTAATAAGAGGATTTGATGCTGGTATAGAATCTGTATTTGTTGAAGGTGTTGCTGGAAAGAAATACAGCTCTTCAGCTGAAAGAGAAAGAGAACGTTTGTTATTTGATGATCGAGTTTCGAGTATGTTGTTGAGAAATGGTGTTGAGTTAGTAATTTGTGCAGGGTTCAATCAGGTTTTGAGTGATTTATTTGTGAACAGATACATGAACAAAATAATGAATGTTCATCCAGCGTATAATATAGAAAAATTTGGAGGAGTAGGTATGGTAGGTTTAAGGGTACACCAAGCTGTAATAAATACCAGAGAAAGAATTTCTGGTTGTACGATTCATTATGTAAATTCAACTATTGATAGAGGTCCTGTAATAATGAGGGCTAAGGTTCCTGTGTTTGTTAATGATACTCCTGAAAGACTAGGCGATAGAGTTAGTGTAATTGAGCATAGAACCTATCCTAAGGCTATACAATTACACATAGATAAAAGAATTAGTGTTTATGGAAATAATGTAATTCTGGATTTAGGTGAGGAATGGGAAGATGATTGGAATCGAAGACAGGAGCAGTATATTATGTATCAAACTCAGATGTGGAAAAGAGCGGGGAAAAATATAGATGGACTTTTCAAACATATTAATTCCTGATATTAGTTTGTGATAAGTTTGAAACGTGGTTTCCTTGTTATATCTATTGTATTTATTATCAGTTTAGTGATTTTCTTTTTAATCCCTATTCAGGAATCAAATACATATGTAGAAGTTAACGGTGTTAGAATAAACATTGAGATAGCTGATAATTTTGAAACAAGAGCTAAAGGTTTGATGTTTAGACGCGAGTTGCAGGAAA
It includes:
- the dinB gene encoding DNA polymerase IV gives rise to the protein MVESAPKRVIFHVDTDYFYAQVEERENPLLKGKPVVVCVYSGRTDDSGAVSTANYVARKIGVKSGMSIALAKKILKDNKNAYFVGMRKEYYETVSDSIMDILRNFADKFQQVSIDEAFLDVTRMIKGDFEKAVDLANKIKRDVRSREKLTCSIGVGPNKLIAKMASDVQKPYGLTVVTPENVQSFLNPLPVGKLFLVGPKTEEKLNEIAVTTIGELTEVKFERLVGDFGEKFGEYLYRASRGIDNVPVLEKEITQISRITTLKRNTRNIKEILPVLHSLAVDVHRKVLDEKKDFKSVSTIAIMEDLSIRTKTKGFETVMSSLEVIKNVSTELFESFLNGSQNISVRRVGVKVSGLEAKTGQTSLIDFAKR
- a CDS encoding CBS domain-containing protein, producing MKVKDIMTKQTVIGTPSKTVLLAANKMAQKGVGALIIAGKNLPLGIITERDIVRKVVAMKKDPNTTKISEIMSEPLFTTSPNNDIREAAKIMSINEVRRLPVVENGKLVGILTATDIAKSLVGQLTGQDALLYAITRYHKYGY
- a CDS encoding TRAM domain-containing protein, which translates into the protein MSYGYGRSRGFGRGDNSGFRSFKPKPVEAGKEYQVDITELSKRGDGVAKIEGFVIFVSGAKVGQKANVKVTNVSNRFATAELVSVATEAPAPAESAPAGSTETTQV
- a CDS encoding alpha/beta hydrolase, which produces MRDLKVKEESVKAGQIALHYIQWGNNPETILALHGVSSLAHAWDFVAENLADRYTFIAIDQRGHGDSSKPQDGYTVNDYIEDILNFVNTLSIKKLIIIGHSMGGRNAIVFTAKHPERVSKLVVQDFGYGIPKSVYETIKFLVLNNPVEFASEDEVFQHFKKRSKFYRDDATWNRIKNAFFKTDKNLRWKYDKNAVTETLKHLYINLPSYLKAIQCPTLFIRGDQSTIFSKDAALKTLKFNKNFKLDEVSNATHFLQDENPEELIAKIRKFLNN
- a CDS encoding type 1 glutamine amidotransferase, with product MKLKGINVAILAENQYEDLELWYPYYRLKEEGADVKVIGTGSAEVYKSKHNYDAKTDAKVDNININQFDAIIIPGGWAPDYMRRYPKMIEFIRNANMKNKIIAAICHAGSLLVSAGVLKGRTVTCFKAIKDDVINAGANYVDKEVVVDNNLVTSRHPSDLPAFSRELVKILSKRNTHNKRI
- a CDS encoding type 1 glutamine amidotransferase; amino-acid sequence: MIYIRTFTYRTLLKILVVQHIECENLGLLEQQLLKNNIEYNYVMADQAENFPDSIRGYSSLILLGGPISVYGNYNFLQREERLIKDALSRKIPILGICLGSQLLAKILGATVYKGKQKEIGWYKVRFSNISNDKIFYDFGNETIVFQWHGDTFDLPSNCIRLASSNLYPNQAFRFRNNVYALQFHLEVTKSIIKNWINEYKNELDQLKDTINASEIIKKTPANIKTTSKISEKFFSRFIKLVIKQ
- a CDS encoding aminotransferase class I/II-fold pyridoxal phosphate-dependent enzyme; the protein is MTNYKKTHKGQYNKVFSLLRKHHKWFANSIPLIASENITSSAVREAFVSDLANRYAEGWPGERVYAGCNLAIDPIELTCIDLAKKLFKAEFVDVRPVSGVCANLAVYSAFTNPSDRLLALAIPSGGHISSGRKEFSGTAGLVHGLRTEYFAYDKDEMNIDVDKTKEKVKKMVEDEKDPPKMAMFGGSLFLFPHPIKELADFLKSYGIFVCYDSAHVSGLIAGNHFQDPLREGAEAVTLSTHKTLPGPQGGTILSFEKYAESIKKAVFPGNTSNHHLHSVAAKAVVFAEMIEFGKEYATQVVKNAKRLAQTLSDKGITILGEKKGFTKSHQIALDISKYGDGGTLEKELEKANIIANRQLLPGDIGAGRHYMHPSGLRFGTQEVTRFGMKQSEMEEIAELVARVIIKKENPLKVKKDVITIRKKFQKIHYAFDTRRNAYDYIRIR
- a CDS encoding PDZ domain-containing protein, which translates into the protein METEISKKKPIVYTVTIITLIAISGFLAGFTLNLNNQIQNLSNEVKSLSIETKSLQTIIENIQKKIVDIQNIAPNLSLPAQSLPDRRLSDGLDFSILYQSVKESVVQVVVGNGGGSGFVYNSTHIVTNYHVVQSITDVEIILHDGESLNGKVVGKDQYSDLAVISITLPEGIRLKPLTIGDSTKLKVGERVVAVGTPFGLTGSITQGIVSQMGRLLQAPGTQYSIPNVIQVDAPINPGNSGGVLLNLNGELVGVTSAGITTSGVSGGVGLVIPSSTVKRIIPALLTTGTYKHPFIGIVGMDITLTIAQANKLNTTKGVIIVETMAGSPAQKAGIKGSILNNGLPIGGDVIVAVDGNIVRKIDDVISYSEEFKKPGDLIKITLLREGRKIDINIVLGERPLPN
- the purN gene encoding phosphoribosylglycinamide formyltransferase, giving the protein MFGYISSVRHGYYCGIIGSIELEEMKIAILVSGNGTGLQAIIDHIRLGVLLNTRIVKIVSNSPTARALIRGFDAGIESVFVEGVAGKKYSSSAERERERLLFDDRVSSMLLRNGVELVICAGFNQVLSDLFVNRYMNKIMNVHPAYNIEKFGGVGMVGLRVHQAVINTRERISGCTIHYVNSTIDRGPVIMRAKVPVFVNDTPERLGDRVSVIEHRTYPKAIQLHIDKRISVYGNNVILDLGEEWEDDWNRRQEQYIMYQTQMWKRAGKNIDGLFKHINS